The Hymenobacter oligotrophus genome has a window encoding:
- a CDS encoding DUF1493 family protein, whose amino-acid sequence METIEVRFADLRRAAEQVTAFVEKQLGCEAEYGLRTGVEEDMGSAGLDTEQLLCEFSEQFRVDVSKFDFTGFISPEGFQDGGTPLWIILGLFFLAVYVIAWTTKFLIGAIYWPFNPKAATSFINEPIGNPFHSTPAPPRKSQHDILTIGDFVASAAAGYFVKRERVRFVFI is encoded by the coding sequence ATGGAAACAATTGAAGTTCGTTTCGCCGACTTACGCCGGGCCGCCGAGCAAGTGACAGCCTTCGTTGAGAAGCAATTAGGCTGCGAAGCTGAATATGGCTTACGCACCGGTGTAGAGGAAGATATGGGCAGCGCTGGGCTCGATACTGAACAGTTGCTTTGCGAGTTCTCTGAGCAGTTCAGGGTTGATGTTTCCAAGTTTGATTTCACTGGCTTTATCAGCCCGGAAGGTTTTCAGGATGGAGGCACCCCGCTTTGGATCATTCTAGGGCTGTTCTTCCTGGCCGTTTACGTCATTGCTTGGACAACCAAGTTTCTGATTGGAGCTATCTACTGGCCCTTCAACCCTAAAGCGGCTACCAGTTTCATTAATGAGCCCATCGGTAACCCTTTCCACTCAACACCGGCGCCACCCCGCAAGTCCCAGCATGACATCCTGACCATCGGCGACTTCGTAGCTTCCGCAGCTGCCGGGTACTTCGTGAAGCGGGAGCGGGTACGCTTCGTGTTTATATAG
- a CDS encoding Uma2 family endonuclease, with translation MRISLEHGGILLGGSYLGRMTDDEFFDFCQQHPDLRIERTAHHEILLMSPTGSRSGKRNARLNGQLYSWFIQHAELGEIFDSNTGFTLPDTSILSPDASWVSAAKWNALTPGQQDKFAPVCPEFVVELKSKTDVLKDLQAKMHDWLRNGAQLAWLLDPDTETAYIYRPGQPAPETVQGFDNELSGEAVLPGFRLRLAELR, from the coding sequence ATGCGTATTTCCTTGGAACATGGTGGCATTCTGCTGGGCGGCTCCTACCTGGGCCGCATGACCGACGACGAGTTCTTCGACTTCTGTCAGCAGCACCCCGACCTGCGCATCGAGCGCACCGCCCACCACGAAATTTTGCTTATGTCGCCCACCGGCAGCCGCTCCGGCAAACGCAACGCCCGCCTGAATGGGCAGCTTTATTCCTGGTTTATCCAACATGCCGAGCTCGGTGAAATATTCGACTCGAACACGGGCTTCACCCTGCCCGATACGTCCATCCTCTCGCCCGATGCTTCCTGGGTATCGGCCGCCAAGTGGAACGCCCTCACGCCGGGGCAACAGGACAAGTTTGCGCCCGTGTGCCCGGAGTTTGTAGTGGAGCTGAAGTCGAAAACGGACGTGCTGAAAGATCTGCAAGCCAAAATGCACGACTGGCTGCGCAACGGCGCCCAACTGGCCTGGCTGCTCGACCCCGACACGGAAACGGCCTATATCTACCGCCCCGGCCAGCCCGCGCCCGAAACCGTGCAGGGCTTCGATAACGAGTTGTCCGGCGAGGCGGTGCTGCCCGGCTTCCGGCTGCGGCTGGCGGAGCTGCGGTAG
- a CDS encoding methylmalonyl-CoA mutase family protein, which translates to MHPAPVAPYKPQNHVRIVTAAALFDGHDAAINIMRRIIQASGAEVIHLGHNRSVQEIVDCAIQEDAQAIAITSYQGGHNEFFKYMHDLLKERGAGHIKIFGGGGGVILPSEIEELQGYGITRIYSPDDGRAMGLQGMINDLLEKADFPTGKNLNGEAKHVKEKDALSLGRLISAAENFPEEYEKVKQLLVDSYQLSEQGQNNGQQNNLTTDNSQPATKKAPILGITGTGGAGKSSLVDELVRRFLLDFPDKTIAIISVDPSKRKTGGALLGDRIRMNAINNPRVYMRSLATRQSNLALSKYVQDAVDVVRAADFDLIILETSGIGQSDTEIIEHSDASLYVMTPEYGAATQLEKIDMLDFADVIALNKFDKRGAQDALRDVRKQYQRNHQLWDKPLDELPVYGTIASQFNDPGMNRLYRAVLATIEQKTGATFSSQLETSEAASEKVYIIPPHRTRYLSEITETIRQYDQWVDKQAETAQQLYGIQRSIEAVRSLGTGGAAANGAGGSSSHGPQPTELATGLEKAFEEIKLRLDGQNWRLLETWPQKVAAYKAPEFIFKVRDKEIRIKTHSETLSHLQVPKVATPRYEAWGDLLKWMLQENVPGEFPYTAGVFPFKREGEDPTRMFAGEGGPERTNRRFHYVSAGLPAKRLSTAFDSVTLYGEDPDLRPDIYGKIGNSGVSICCLDDAKKLYSGFNLADPVTSVSMTINGPAATLAACFMNAAIDQQCELYIKENGLEAEVDAKINQIYEALGQERPRYQGQLPEGNDGLGLMLLGVTGDQVLPAEVYEPIKARTLSQVRGTVQADILKEDQAQNTCIFSTEFSLRLMGDVQQYFITNKVRNFYSVSISGYHIAEAGANPITQLALTLSNGFTFVEYYVSRGMDVNDFAPNLSFFFSNGMDPEYSVMGRVARRIWAKAMKLKYSANSRSQMLKYHIQTSGRSLHAQEIDFNDIRTTLQALYAIYDNCNSLHTNAYDEAITTPTEESVRRAMAIQLIINRELGLAKNENPLQGSFIIEELTDLVEEAVMAEFDRITERGGVLGAMETMYQRGKIQEESLYYEMQKHTGELPIIGVNTFLSSKGSPTVQPAEVIRATEDEKQYQISMLQNLHVRNRDKAEDALKRLQQKAVQNENLFEELMETVKSCSLGQITNALFEVGGQYRRNM; encoded by the coding sequence ATGCACCCTGCTCCCGTAGCTCCCTACAAACCCCAGAACCACGTTCGCATCGTAACGGCGGCGGCGCTGTTCGACGGCCACGACGCGGCCATCAACATCATGCGCCGCATTATCCAAGCCTCAGGCGCTGAAGTAATTCACCTAGGGCACAACCGCTCGGTGCAGGAAATCGTGGACTGCGCCATTCAGGAAGATGCCCAGGCCATAGCCATTACCTCGTACCAGGGCGGCCACAACGAGTTCTTCAAGTACATGCACGACCTGCTCAAGGAGCGGGGCGCCGGCCATATCAAAATTTTCGGCGGCGGCGGCGGCGTAATTCTGCCCTCTGAAATTGAGGAGTTGCAGGGCTACGGCATCACGCGCATCTACTCGCCCGACGACGGCCGCGCCATGGGCCTCCAGGGCATGATCAACGACCTGCTTGAAAAGGCCGACTTCCCGACGGGCAAAAACCTGAACGGCGAAGCCAAGCACGTAAAGGAGAAAGACGCCCTCAGCCTAGGTCGCCTCATCTCGGCTGCCGAAAACTTCCCCGAGGAATACGAGAAGGTGAAGCAGTTGTTAGTTGACAGTTATCAGTTGTCAGAACAAGGCCAGAACAACGGCCAACAGAACAACCTGACAACTGACAACTCGCAACCGGCAACTAAAAAAGCACCCATTCTAGGCATCACCGGCACGGGTGGCGCGGGCAAGTCGTCGTTGGTAGATGAGCTGGTGCGCCGCTTCCTGCTCGACTTCCCCGACAAGACCATTGCCATTATTTCGGTTGACCCGAGCAAGCGCAAAACCGGCGGTGCCCTCCTTGGCGACCGTATCCGGATGAACGCCATCAACAACCCGCGCGTGTACATGCGCAGCCTTGCTACCCGCCAGAGCAACCTGGCCCTGAGCAAGTATGTGCAGGATGCCGTGGACGTGGTGCGCGCCGCCGACTTCGACCTGATCATTCTGGAAACCTCCGGCATTGGCCAGAGCGACACCGAAATCATCGAGCACTCCGATGCCAGCCTGTACGTGATGACGCCCGAGTACGGCGCCGCCACGCAGCTGGAGAAAATCGACATGCTCGACTTCGCCGACGTCATCGCACTGAACAAGTTCGATAAGCGCGGCGCCCAGGACGCCCTGCGCGACGTGCGCAAGCAGTACCAGCGCAACCACCAGCTCTGGGACAAGCCCCTCGACGAGCTGCCCGTGTACGGCACCATTGCCTCGCAGTTCAACGACCCGGGCATGAACCGCCTGTACCGCGCCGTGCTGGCTACCATCGAGCAGAAAACCGGGGCCACGTTCAGCTCGCAGCTCGAAACTTCGGAGGCTGCCAGCGAGAAGGTGTATATCATTCCGCCCCACCGCACGCGTTACCTCTCCGAAATCACCGAAACGATTCGTCAGTATGACCAGTGGGTCGATAAACAAGCCGAAACCGCTCAGCAACTCTACGGAATCCAGCGAAGCATCGAAGCCGTTCGAAGCCTCGGCACAGGAGGAGCAGCCGCTAACGGAGCCGGGGGGAGCAGCAGCCACGGACCCCAACCAACCGAACTCGCAACCGGCCTGGAGAAAGCCTTCGAGGAAATCAAGCTCCGGCTGGACGGGCAAAACTGGCGACTCCTGGAGACCTGGCCGCAAAAAGTAGCCGCCTACAAAGCTCCGGAGTTCATCTTCAAGGTGCGCGACAAGGAAATCCGCATCAAAACGCACTCCGAAACCCTCTCCCATTTGCAGGTGCCCAAAGTGGCCACCCCGCGCTACGAAGCCTGGGGCGACTTGCTTAAGTGGATGCTGCAGGAAAACGTACCCGGCGAGTTTCCCTACACCGCCGGCGTGTTCCCCTTTAAGCGTGAAGGCGAAGACCCCACCCGCATGTTTGCCGGCGAAGGCGGCCCCGAGCGCACCAACCGCCGCTTCCACTACGTGTCGGCTGGCTTGCCCGCCAAGCGCCTGAGCACGGCGTTCGACTCGGTGACGCTCTACGGCGAAGACCCTGACCTGCGCCCCGATATCTACGGCAAGATCGGCAACTCGGGCGTGAGCATCTGCTGCCTCGACGACGCCAAGAAGCTGTACTCCGGCTTCAACCTCGCCGACCCGGTTACCTCGGTGTCGATGACCATCAACGGCCCGGCCGCTACGCTGGCTGCTTGCTTCATGAACGCAGCCATCGACCAGCAGTGCGAGCTGTACATTAAGGAGAATGGCCTCGAAGCCGAGGTTGACGCCAAAATCAACCAGATCTACGAGGCCCTAGGTCAGGAGCGCCCCCGCTACCAAGGGCAGCTGCCCGAGGGCAACGACGGCCTAGGTCTGATGCTGCTCGGCGTAACCGGCGACCAGGTGCTGCCCGCCGAGGTGTACGAGCCCATCAAGGCCCGCACGCTCTCGCAGGTGCGCGGCACCGTGCAGGCCGACATCCTGAAAGAAGATCAGGCCCAGAACACCTGCATCTTCAGCACGGAGTTCTCGCTGCGCCTCATGGGCGACGTACAGCAGTACTTTATCACGAACAAGGTGCGGAACTTCTACTCCGTATCGATTTCGGGCTACCACATTGCCGAGGCCGGCGCCAACCCCATTACGCAGCTGGCCCTCACGCTGTCGAACGGCTTCACCTTCGTGGAGTACTACGTGAGCCGCGGCATGGACGTGAACGACTTCGCGCCCAACCTGTCGTTCTTCTTCTCGAACGGCATGGACCCCGAGTACTCGGTGATGGGCCGCGTGGCACGCCGCATTTGGGCCAAGGCCATGAAGCTGAAGTACAGCGCCAACAGCCGCTCGCAGATGTTGAAATACCACATCCAGACTTCGGGCCGCTCCTTGCACGCGCAGGAAATCGACTTCAACGATATCCGCACCACGCTGCAGGCGCTGTACGCCATTTACGACAACTGTAACTCGCTGCACACCAACGCCTACGACGAGGCCATTACCACGCCTACCGAGGAATCGGTGCGCCGGGCCATGGCCATTCAGCTCATCATCAACCGCGAGCTGGGCTTGGCCAAGAACGAGAACCCGCTGCAGGGCTCGTTCATCATCGAGGAACTGACCGACCTGGTGGAAGAAGCCGTAATGGCCGAGTTCGACCGCATTACGGAGCGCGGCGGCGTGCTGGGTGCCATGGAAACCATGTACCAGCGCGGAAAAATTCAGGAGGAAAGCCTCTACTACGAGATGCAGAAGCACACCGGCGAGTTGCCCATCATCGGCGTGAACACCTTCCTCTCGTCGAAAGGCTCGCCCACGGTGCAGCCGGCCGAAGTTATCCGCGCCACCGAGGACGAAAAGCAGTACCAGATTTCAATGCTGCAAAACCTGCACGTCCGCAACCGCGATAAGGCCGAAGACGCCCTGAAGCGCCTGCAGCAAAAGGCCGTGCAGAACGAAAACCTTTTCGAGGAGCTGATGGAAACGGTGAAGTCCTGCTCGCTCGGGCAGATTACCAACGCCCTGTTCGAAGTAGGCGGTCAGTACCGGCGGAATATGTAA
- a CDS encoding YdeI/OmpD-associated family protein: MILYSGIAPLAQLDKRKGGYYYLHLPAELVAQFPQQGRTRLVCTLDGRVSYSCGLNHFGDGSFFVIVAGKHLKTLGKQLGDEINAALSLDEDPLGVEVPEVLAALLAQDEALHARFVALTVGKQRSIVHAVARLKDLDKQLALATQLVHEAARPRPRRAG; the protein is encoded by the coding sequence ATGATCCTGTACTCCGGCATCGCACCGCTGGCCCAGCTCGACAAGCGCAAGGGCGGCTATTACTACCTGCACTTGCCCGCCGAGCTGGTGGCGCAGTTTCCGCAGCAGGGCCGCACCCGCTTGGTGTGCACCCTCGACGGACGCGTGTCGTACAGCTGCGGCCTGAACCACTTCGGCGACGGCAGCTTTTTCGTCATTGTGGCGGGCAAGCACCTGAAAACATTGGGTAAGCAACTGGGCGACGAGATAAACGCGGCGCTGAGCCTGGATGAGGACCCGCTGGGCGTGGAGGTACCCGAGGTACTGGCCGCGCTGCTGGCCCAGGACGAAGCCTTGCACGCCCGCTTTGTGGCCCTCACCGTGGGCAAGCAGCGCAGCATCGTGCACGCTGTGGCCCGGCTCAAGGACCTGGACAAGCAATTAGCGCTTGCTACGCAGCTGGTGCACGAAGCGGCCCGCCCGCGCCCGCGGCGGGCTGGGTAG
- a CDS encoding aquaporin — translation MPHPNPGFSRNQHWPYYLTEAAGLALFVIGTGLLSIALEHPDSGLHQALAARGIGQELRRVPLGVGMGLLVAAITYTPWGQRSGAHLNPAITLAFWQLGKISGTDALWYALAQAVGGFASVWLLKLTLFAYYSHPRIDFGTTQPGPDGPLVAFVAEFVIALVFMLALLAALHSAQLHKAAGWIGAGLLAAYVIWETPLSGMSLNPLRSLASAVAARDYTGLWLYLVASPAAMWLAAMLFQRLRQASPRRRSGAAATEPPHYPDVAAG, via the coding sequence ATGCCACATCCAAACCCGGGATTCAGCCGAAACCAGCACTGGCCCTACTACCTTACCGAAGCCGCGGGCCTGGCCCTGTTCGTAATCGGAACCGGCCTGCTTTCCATCGCCTTGGAGCACCCGGACTCGGGGCTGCACCAGGCCCTGGCGGCGCGCGGCATAGGCCAGGAGCTGCGCCGAGTGCCGCTGGGCGTGGGGATGGGGCTGCTGGTGGCGGCCATTACCTATACCCCCTGGGGCCAGCGTTCCGGGGCCCACCTCAACCCGGCCATCACGCTGGCTTTCTGGCAGCTGGGCAAAATCAGCGGCACCGATGCGCTCTGGTACGCCCTGGCCCAGGCGGTAGGCGGCTTCGCGTCGGTGTGGCTGCTCAAACTCACCCTCTTCGCCTATTACAGCCACCCCCGTATTGATTTCGGCACCACCCAGCCCGGACCCGACGGCCCCTTGGTGGCCTTCGTTGCGGAATTCGTCATTGCCTTGGTGTTTATGCTGGCGCTGCTGGCGGCGCTGCACTCGGCGCAGCTGCACAAGGCCGCGGGCTGGATCGGGGCGGGGCTGCTGGCCGCGTACGTGATCTGGGAAACGCCCCTCTCCGGCATGAGCCTAAATCCGCTGCGCAGCCTGGCCTCCGCCGTGGCAGCCCGCGACTACACCGGGCTGTGGCTGTACCTGGTAGCGTCCCCGGCCGCCATGTGGCTGGCGGCCATGCTGTTTCAGCGGCTCCGGCAAGCCAGCCCGCGTCGTCGATCAGGCGCCGCAGCGACGGAGCCGCCGCATTACCCGGATGTGGCGGCCGGCTGA
- a CDS encoding REP-associated tyrosine transposase, which yields MSEKYKIQDSRQLYFVSFATVNWIDVFTRRLYNDLFVDGLRYCQQHKGLEVYAWCLMTNHAHLIISSEQDNLSAILRDLKRHTAKTLLQAIQENQQESRREWMLWMFRRAGQRNTHNEHYQFWQQNNHPIELYSNELRRQRLEYLHRNPVSAGFVDAPEDFQYSSARNYAGRPGLLDVLLIG from the coding sequence ATGAGTGAGAAGTATAAGATTCAGGATTCGCGGCAGCTCTATTTTGTTTCCTTCGCCACCGTCAACTGGATTGACGTATTTACGCGGCGGCTTTACAACGACCTCTTCGTGGACGGCCTGCGCTATTGCCAGCAGCACAAAGGATTGGAAGTGTACGCCTGGTGCCTGATGACCAACCACGCCCACCTCATCATTAGCAGCGAACAGGACAACCTCTCGGCCATCCTGCGCGACCTGAAACGCCACACCGCCAAAACCCTGCTGCAAGCTATTCAAGAAAACCAGCAGGAAAGCCGCCGCGAGTGGATGCTGTGGATGTTCCGACGCGCCGGGCAGCGCAATACCCACAACGAGCACTACCAGTTCTGGCAGCAGAACAACCACCCCATCGAGCTTTATTCCAACGAGCTGCGCCGCCAGCGGCTGGAGTACCTGCACCGCAACCCCGTATCGGCTGGTTTTGTAGATGCGCCCGAAGACTTTCAATATAGCAGCGCCCGCAATTACGCCGGTCGGCCGGGGTTGCTGGATGTGTTACTAATTGGCTAA
- a CDS encoding APC family permease, producing the protein MNSPEKPAASAPATLIRAFGAASGTMLVAGIVIGSGVFKKIVPLAQSGLSEEWILAAWVAAGVVTICGALNLSGMASLTEESGGVYEYLRLSFGNFASFLFGWTDYAIIGSASVAALAFIFAQSVNSLLPLPNPAEAWAQLSVGGWIYPFADSGIKLLAIGTTAALTWVNYRGVSGSGRLSIVFTAAKIMGILLLILAGIFLSAPTPDGAAAAAPAPVREVSLASAFLGALLSVFWAYDGWVDLSFVTGEIKDPRRNVPRAIIGGVTVAIILYVLVNYAYLRALPLAALAAVGPNEIGAAAAAEALLGAWGKTGVAVLILVSVFGTLNAVLLSHARVQFRMAQEGYFFRAAAAVHPRYRTPHRALLFTMAWSTVLIVSGTFERLTDLVIFATFLFYGLLAVAVVNMKRLGRIPGPVPGYPYVQILLLLFAATFTLHTLVTQPVQSAMGLGLIMTGLPLFVYFRWKVRTQPTEAVQQGA; encoded by the coding sequence ATGAACAGCCCCGAAAAACCCGCCGCGTCCGCACCCGCAACCCTAATTCGTGCCTTTGGCGCCGCGAGCGGCACTATGCTGGTGGCGGGCATCGTGATAGGCTCTGGCGTATTCAAGAAAATCGTACCGCTGGCCCAGAGCGGCTTGAGCGAGGAGTGGATACTGGCAGCCTGGGTAGCGGCAGGCGTGGTTACAATTTGCGGAGCCCTTAATCTGTCGGGCATGGCGTCGCTTACCGAGGAGTCGGGCGGGGTGTACGAGTACCTGCGGTTGTCGTTCGGCAACTTCGCCTCGTTTTTGTTCGGCTGGACGGATTACGCCATCATTGGCTCAGCCTCGGTGGCGGCGCTGGCCTTCATTTTTGCCCAATCGGTAAACTCCCTGCTGCCCTTGCCCAACCCGGCCGAGGCCTGGGCGCAGCTATCCGTTGGGGGATGGATTTACCCCTTTGCCGATTCGGGCATTAAGCTGCTGGCCATTGGCACCACGGCGGCGCTTACCTGGGTAAACTACCGGGGCGTAAGCGGCAGCGGGCGGCTCAGCATTGTATTTACGGCGGCCAAAATCATGGGCATACTCCTGCTGATTCTGGCGGGCATATTCTTGTCGGCGCCAACGCCGGATGGCGCGGCAGCGGCCGCCCCGGCGCCCGTGCGCGAGGTGTCGTTGGCCAGTGCTTTTTTGGGCGCGCTGCTCAGCGTGTTCTGGGCCTACGACGGTTGGGTGGATTTGTCCTTCGTGACGGGCGAAATTAAAGACCCGCGCCGCAACGTACCCAGGGCCATCATCGGGGGCGTAACGGTGGCCATCATCCTGTACGTGCTGGTAAACTACGCCTACCTGCGGGCCCTGCCGTTGGCCGCGCTGGCAGCGGTAGGCCCCAACGAAATAGGCGCCGCCGCGGCGGCCGAGGCGCTGCTGGGCGCGTGGGGCAAAACCGGCGTGGCGGTGCTGATTTTGGTAAGCGTATTTGGAACGCTTAATGCGGTACTGCTCTCGCACGCCCGGGTGCAGTTTCGGATGGCGCAGGAAGGCTACTTTTTTCGGGCCGCCGCCGCAGTGCACCCGCGCTACCGCACCCCCCACCGGGCCTTGCTGTTCACGATGGCCTGGAGTACCGTGCTCATTGTGTCGGGCACCTTCGAGCGGCTAACCGATCTGGTCATTTTCGCCACTTTCTTGTTTTATGGCTTGCTGGCCGTGGCCGTGGTCAACATGAAGCGCCTAGGTCGGATACCGGGCCCGGTGCCGGGGTACCCGTACGTGCAAATTCTGCTCTTGCTGTTTGCCGCTACGTTCACGCTGCACACCCTTGTAACGCAACCGGTGCAGTCGGCCATGGGGCTGGGGCTGATCATGACGGGGTTGCCGCTGTTCGTGTATTTCCGCTGGAAGGTCCGCACGCAACCAACCGAGGCCGTGCAGCAGGGCGCATAG
- a CDS encoding amidase: MHRRLFLRHAALATTALAALPLSVCSPPESAPSEAAPPAGEASGGPLHEATLADLQAYQQQGRYSARQLTELYLQRIEALNHKGPTLRAVLSTNPEALRIADALDQERRAGRVRGPLHGIPILLKDNIDTGDSQFTTAGALVLARHRARQDAFIVRQLRAAGAVLLGKANLSEWSNFRSTSSSNGWSTLGGQTRNPYVLDRSPNGSSSGSAVAAAANLCAAAVGTETDGSVVSPASACGLVGLKPTVGLLSRAGIIPISSTQDTAGPLARTVRDAALLLGALAGPSAAPDPADPATAARAGQDPTDYTAYLQASALQGQRLGVEKSHLRDPSAAGDLLRQAVAELKKLGATLVEVELPRPLKPIGEAEMEVLLHEFKDSVNRYLAAAGAPVKSLAEVIAFNRKHEARVMPYFEQELLERAEQTTGLGSARYRAALARSNDASRRGLDQLFTGLRLAALVGITAGPAWSLDLVHGDSDAGPSFTTPAATAGYPHLTVPMGQVHGLPVGLSFVGPAWSEARLLGLGYAYEQATGHRRAPAFRAGLAGQ, translated from the coding sequence ATGCACCGCCGCCTCTTTCTGCGCCACGCCGCCCTGGCCACCACGGCCCTGGCCGCGCTGCCGCTTAGCGTCTGTTCGCCCCCGGAAAGCGCCCCGTCCGAAGCCGCCCCGCCCGCCGGCGAAGCGTCCGGCGGCCCCCTGCATGAGGCTACGCTGGCGGACTTGCAAGCCTACCAGCAGCAGGGCCGCTACTCGGCCCGGCAGCTGACGGAGCTGTATCTGCAGCGCATCGAAGCGCTAAACCACAAGGGCCCCACCCTGCGCGCCGTGCTCTCGACCAACCCCGAGGCGCTGCGCATCGCCGACGCGCTGGACCAGGAGCGGCGGGCCGGCCGGGTGCGCGGGCCGCTGCACGGCATCCCGATTCTGCTCAAAGACAACATCGACACCGGCGACAGTCAGTTCACAACCGCCGGGGCCCTGGTGCTGGCCCGCCACCGGGCCCGGCAGGACGCGTTCATCGTCCGGCAGCTGCGTGCCGCCGGGGCCGTGCTGCTGGGCAAAGCCAACTTAAGCGAGTGGTCGAACTTCCGCTCGACCAGCAGCTCCAACGGCTGGAGCACGCTGGGCGGGCAAACGCGCAACCCCTACGTGCTCGACCGCTCGCCCAACGGTTCCAGCTCCGGCTCGGCCGTGGCGGCGGCGGCCAACCTGTGCGCCGCCGCCGTGGGCACCGAAACCGACGGATCGGTGGTGTCGCCGGCTTCGGCCTGCGGCTTAGTGGGCCTCAAGCCCACCGTGGGGCTGCTGAGCCGGGCGGGCATCATCCCGATTTCCAGCACCCAGGACACGGCCGGCCCGCTCGCGCGCACCGTGCGCGACGCGGCCCTGCTGCTGGGCGCGCTGGCCGGCCCCTCGGCGGCGCCCGACCCCGCCGACCCGGCTACCGCCGCCCGCGCCGGGCAGGACCCGACCGACTACACCGCTTACCTGCAAGCCAGCGCCCTGCAGGGCCAGCGCCTGGGCGTGGAAAAGTCCCACCTGCGCGACCCTTCCGCCGCCGGGGACTTGCTGCGGCAGGCCGTCGCGGAGCTGAAAAAGCTGGGGGCCACCCTCGTGGAAGTAGAGCTGCCGCGGCCGCTCAAGCCCATTGGCGAAGCCGAGATGGAAGTGCTGCTCCACGAGTTTAAGGACAGCGTGAACCGCTACCTGGCCGCGGCCGGAGCGCCGGTAAAGTCTCTGGCCGAGGTCATTGCTTTCAACCGGAAGCACGAGGCCCGCGTGATGCCGTATTTCGAGCAGGAGCTGCTAGAACGGGCCGAGCAAACCACCGGGCTGGGCAGCGCCCGGTACCGGGCCGCGCTGGCCCGCTCCAACGACGCAAGCCGCCGCGGCCTGGACCAACTGTTTACCGGCCTTCGGCTCGCGGCCCTGGTGGGCATTACCGCCGGCCCGGCCTGGAGCCTGGACCTGGTGCACGGCGACTCCGACGCGGGCCCGAGCTTCACCACGCCTGCCGCTACGGCCGGCTACCCCCACCTGACCGTGCCCATGGGGCAAGTCCACGGGCTGCCGGTGGGCCTCTCGTTCGTGGGCCCGGCCTGGAGCGAGGCCCGCCTGCTGGGGCTGGGCTACGCCTACGAGCAGGCCACCGGCCACCGGCGGGCGCCGGCGTTTCGGGCCGGGCTGGCGGGCCAGTAG